In Nicotiana tabacum cultivar K326 chromosome 17, ASM71507v2, whole genome shotgun sequence, one DNA window encodes the following:
- the LOC107813364 gene encoding uncharacterized protein LOC107813364 produces MMKELFQKRLSAFYNSLSFHKQDFWQNSDVVVIHSNQEKNSSNSQSNQFYLWLIGEELNDTTTIFTVYGIYFFCTQKNFSKIRSLCCCATLMQKIPVSVQLKAKNDEGFALIDATIRNERVIHNNKMFYDDVEDRCCPFVVGYIAGEYPKSKLFWSCINDLEPKKYKAATVNSGIDKLINTAEKTNFGFGVFNEKEVSKSVEFTPPMRSFSPIVNVGKEKRSLKTKRDLRDKHESNLWSENDEQVFLQFLENRNKSAPKTKENRFKFEHEGLRERRSNLGSSIDKTEVLWGEGIEIKEKGESSKSVSSVNENPLPTTKTDENVLLLMKNLNLSAASSSGKQDKLRVPNIHGDQLFKFRGSWLDAKEDNSKEGNKTGDQLFKVGANRFDGKGDKAKEGGQNDDQLFTFGANRLDGKGDKAKEGGKNDDQLFTFGANRLDGNGDKLKEGNKTGDQMSKVGANRLDGKSDKLKEGGKNYDQIFMFGANRLDGKGDKAIGGKSDDQLFKFGAKSLDGQEDKSKEGNKNGDQLFKFGGNWLDAKEDDKSKEGNKDGDQLFKSGEGKKDGEENRLLGIPDQPKLMEEEEDVKNVKLLKERLTGFYSSWREYKEEEWGKSDVLVIGTQSMGPLETLSRPISSSFLVWLLDREFPETTAVFGDTGIELLCTKESFSRLYTIGSRITMDGIFTVSVQLKKGGEHCVDWLKRTLCQVNTALTSGENRCPLVVGCIKGESMEMEALSNSKMFEVAYVDNALTNLLEHGNFEKSESFAALQPTLRKQFQLLSLGTCSGEKTANAVSFSELAKIKSMDDKSYMSHASEEEKLLLEKKGDTSSLLLTGSSVDTKRSVEENKVFEEGNKGSLTSKVEENKMFEEDNVETSTKEDGAEEKLVAEEQNMVCNPEKSNLLQEKRCEERMDYTVQPTGIKDAASENSLPDDLIGSSRKNSVGSDREDDDWTIIENDSEGKETEVAEKISWKRWFMVKTAKSFGLKDKVSDEAPSKED; encoded by the exons ATGATGAAAGAACTGTTCCAGAAAAGGCTTAGTGCCTTTTACAACAGTTTGAGTTTTCACAAACAAGATTTTTGGCAAAACTCTGATGTTGTTGTTATCCATTCAAACCAAGAAAAAAACTCATCAAATTCTCAGTCAAATCAATTCTACTTATGGCTTATAGGTGAAGAACTGAATGATACAACTACGATTTTCACTGTCTATGGGATATATTTTTTCTGTACTCAGAAGAATTTTTCCAAGATTCGTTCTTTGTGTTGTTGTGCAACTTTGATGCAGAAAATTCCTGTTTCTGTTCAATTGAAGGCTAAGAACGATGAGGGGTTTGCGTTAATTGATGCTACGATACGTAACGAGAGAGTAATTCACAACAATAAGATGTTTTATGATGATGTTGAGGATCGTTGTTGTCCGTTTGTTGTTGGTTATATAGCAGGTGAGTATCCAAAGTCTAAGCTTTTTTGGAGTTGTATTAATGATTTAGAACCTAAAAAGTATAAAGCTGCAACTGTGAATTCTGGTATTGATAAGTTGATTAATACTGCTGAAAAAACAAACTTTGGTTTTGGAGTTTTTAATGAGAAAGAGGTGTCTAAATCAGTTGAATTTACTCCTCCTATGCGTAGTTTTAGTCCTATTGTGAATGTTGGCAAGGAAAAAAGAAGTTTGAAAACAAAAAGGGATTTGAGGGATAAGCATGAGAGCAATTTGTGGAGTGAAAATGATGAGCAAGTGTTTTTGCAGTTCTTGGAAAATCGAAATAAATCTGCTCCGAAAACGAAGGAAAATAGGTTTAAATTTGAACATGAAGGTTTGAGGGAAAGGAGGAGCAATTTGGGTTCTAGTATTGACAAAACTGAGGTCCTTTGGGGTGAGGGAATTGAAATCAAAGAGAAAGGCGAATCGAGTAAATCGGTTAGCAGTGTGAATGAAAATCCTTTACCAACTACCAAAACTGATGAGAATGTTTTGTTGTTGATGAAGAATCTTAATCTGTCCGCTGCTTCCTCTAGTGGAAAACAGGACAAGTTGAGGGTACCAAACATACATGGTGATCAGTTGTTTAAGTTTCGAGGAAGTTGGTTGGATGCTAAAGAAGACAATTCGAAGGAAGGAAACAAAACTGGTGATCAGCTGTTTAAGGTTGGGGCAAATAGATTTGATGGTAAAGGCGACAAGGCAAAGGAAGGAGGCCAAAATGATGATCAACTCTTCACATTTGGAGCAAATAGATTGGATGGTAAAGGTGACAAGGCGAAGGAAGGAGGCAAAAATGATGATCAACTTTTCACGTTTGGAGCAAATAGATTGGATGGTAATGGCGACAAgttaaaggaaggaaacaaaacTGGTGATCAGATGTCTAAGGTTGGGGCAAATAGATTGGATGGTAAAAGCGACAAGTTAAAGGAAGGAGGCAAAAATTATGATCAAATCTTCATGTTTGGAGCAAATAGATTGGATGGTAAAGGCGATAAGGCAATAGGAGGCAAAAGTGATGATCAACTGTTCAAGTTTGGAGCAAAAAGCTTGGATGGTCAAGAGGACAAGTCAAAGGAAGGTAACAAAAATGGTGATCAGCTGTTTAAGTTTGGAGGAAATTGGCTGGATGCTAAAGAGGACGACAAGTCAAAGGAAGGAAATAAAGATGGTGATCAGCTGTTTAAGTCGGGAGAAGGTAAGAAAGATGGTGAAGAAAATAGGCTACTCGGGATCCCCGATCAGCCTAAATTGATGGAGGAGGAAGAAGACGTAAAGAATGTCAAGCTTCTTAAAGAAAGATTGACAGGCTTCTACTCAAGCTGGAGGGAATACAAAGAAGAGGAATGGGGAAAATCAGATGTTTTGGTGATTGGTACTCAATCAATGGGACCACTTGAAACCTTGTCTCGTCCTATATCCTCTAGCTTCTTAGTGTGGTTGCTTGATCGTGAGTTTCCGGAAACCACAGCTGTTTTTGGAGACACTGGAATAGAATTGCTTTGCACCAAGGAAAGTTTCTCCAGGCTTTATACAATTGGAAGTCGTATAACAATGGATGGAATATTTACTGTTTCTGTCCAACTGAAAAAAGGAGGGGAACATTGTGTAGATTGGTTAAAAAGGACTTTGTGCCAGGTGAATACTGCGCTGACGTCTGGAGAAAACCGATGCCCGCTTGTTGTTGGATGTATTAAAGGGGAGTCTATGGAGATGGAGGCTCTTTCAAATTCCAAAATGTTTGAAGTTGCATATGTAGACAATGCTTTAACTAATCTGCTTGAACATGGGAATTTTGAGAAATCTGAAAGCTTTGCAGCTCTACAGCCAACTTTACGTAAGCAGTTTCAGTTGTTGTCTCTGGGGACGTGCAGTGGTGAAAAGACAGCAAATGCAGTATCATTTTCTGAGTTAGCCAAGATTAAGTCGATGGATGATAAATCTTATATGTCACATGCATCCGAAGAAGAGAAGTTATTGCTGGAGAAGAAGGGTGATACATCGTCTTTGTTGCTTACTGGTAGTAGTGTGGATACTAAACGATCTGTTGAAGAAAACAAGGTATTTGAGGAGGGCAATAAGGGAAGTTTGACTAGCAAAGTAGAAGAAAACAAGATGTTCGAAGAGGACAATGTGGAAACCTCTACCAAAGAGGACGGTGCAGAAGAAAAGTTAGTGGCTGAGGAACAAAATATGGTATGTAACCCTGAAAAGAGTAACTTATTGCAAGAGAAGAGGTGTGAAGAAAGAATGGATTACACTGTCCAGCCAACTGGGATAAAGGATGCTGCATCAGAAAATTCTTTACCAGATGATCTCATTGGCAGCTCGAGGAAGAACTCTGTTGGTTCTGATCGCGAAGATGATGATTGGACTATAATTGAGAATGATTCTGAAGGGAAAGAAACAGAAGTAGCTGAGAAAATAAGCTGGAAAAG GTGGTTCATGGTTAAAACAGCAAAATCATTTGGTCTGAAAGACAAGGTGTCTGATGAAGCACCATCAAAGGAGGATTAA